From the genome of Epinephelus moara isolate mb chromosome 10, YSFRI_EMoa_1.0, whole genome shotgun sequence, one region includes:
- the soat1 gene encoding sterol O-acyltransferase 1: MEGEDDTVLRSRCRAIPKLPTFPDLDSSLDGDCDQEQHQQGGGDNHITSNGKIEVEHVISKKLQLKRKAEFLKSDLMRQFDSQVNDFMDSLIEESASLEPAPVPAVFSPPLSDKERSKLRHFRPPHGQGKQFVSRRSLLDELFEVNHIRTIYHMFIALLILFILSTLVVDFIDEGRLVLHFDLLVYAFGQLPLVVCTWICMFLSVLLVPYTLFHLWSQTQSGSNRHPKLCSLLFGSVFLLYQALGVGFLPTYVVVTNSFPPASCFIIILEQVRLMMKAHSFVRENVPRVLTWAKDKTSPSPVVPQVSQYLYFLFAPTLIYRDKYPRNPVIRWGYVATKLLQVLGCMFYAYYVFVRLCIPQFHSISLQLFDLRAMVLCVFNSILPGVLVLFLGFFAFLHCWLNAFAEMLRFADRMFYKDWWNSTSFANYYRTWNVVVHDWLYYYVYRDLLWMSQKRCRPAAMLFVFTVSAVVHEYILAVCFGFFYPVLFCLFMCFGMMFNFILHDQRKGPIWNIIMWTSLFLGQGVIICLYSQEWYAQRYCPLKEPSFLELMKPRSWSCQKLMSDSDRL, from the exons ATGGAGGGTGAGGATGACACTGTCCTCAGGTCTCGCTGCAGAGCCATTCCCAAGCTGCCCACCTTCCCTGACCTGGATAGCTCTCTGGATGGGGACTGTGACCAGGAGCAACACCAGCAAGGCGGTGGAGACAACCACATCACCAGCAATG GAAAAATTGAAGTGGAACATGTGATCAGCAAAAAGCTACAACTGAAACGGAAAGCAGAG TTCCTGAAGAGCGACCTGATGCGTCAGTTTGACAGTCAGGTGAACGACTTCATGGACAGTCTCATTGAAGAGTCGGCGAGCCTGGAGCCCGCGCCTGTACCTGCTGTCTTCTCACCTCCGCTATCAGACAAGGAGAGGAGCAAACTCAG GCATTTCCGTCCTCCTCATGGCCAGGGCAAGCAATTTGTCAGTCGCAGATCCCTCTTAGA cGAGCTGTTTGAGGTGAACCACATCAGGACTATCTACCACATGTTTATTGCCCTGCTCATTCTCTTTATCCTCAGTACACTGGTGGTAGATTTCATTGATGAAGGCAG ACTGGTGCTgcactttgacctgctggtttACGCATTTGGACAGCTCCCTCTGGTGGTGTGCACGTGGATCTGCATGTTCCTGTCTGTGTTGCTGGTCCCCTACACCCTGTTCCACCTGTGGTCACAGACCCAGTCTGGGTCTAACAGACACCCCAAGTTGTGCAGTTTGCTGTTTGGCTCTGTGTTCCTGCTCTACCAAGCTCTGGGTGTGGGATTCCTGCCGACATATGTGGTGGTGACCAACAGTTTTCCACCTGCGTCAtgtttcatcatcatcctggAACAG GTGCGTCTAATGATGAAAGCTCACTCCTTTGTCAGGGAGAATGTACCAAGAGTCCTGACCTGGGCTAAAGACAAGACAA GTCCCAGCCCAGTGGTCCCTCAGGTCTCTCAGTATCTCTACTTTCTGTTTGCACCCACACTCATCTACAGAGACAAGTACCCCAG AAACCCAGTGATCAGATGGGGCTACGTGGCCACAAAGTTACTTCAG GTACTAGGCTGTATGTTTTATGCCTATTACGTGTTTGTGCGGCTGTGCATCCCTCAGTTCCACAGCATCAGCCTGCAGCTGTTTGACCTGAGGGCCATGGTCCTCTGTGTCTTTAACTCCATCCTGCCCG GCGTGTTGGTTCTCTTCCTGGGGTTCTTTGCCTTCCTTCACTGTTGGCTTAATGCTTTTGCCGAGATGCTCCGCTTTGCTGACAGGATGTTTTACAAG GATTGGTGGAACTCAACCTCTTTTGCTAATTACTATCGCACTTGGAACGTGGTGGTCCATGACTGGCTGTACTACTACGTGTACCGGGACTTACTGTGG ATGTCTCAGAAGCGCTGTAGACCAGCAGCCATGCTGTTTGTGTTTACGGTGTCTGCAGTGGTGCACGAGTACATCCTTGCAGTCTGCTTCGGCTTCTTCTATCCTGTGCTCTTCTGCCTCTTCATGTGCTTTGgaa TGATGTTCAACTTTATTCTGCATGACCAAAGGAAAGGTCCCATCTGGAATATAATCATGTGGACGTCACTCTTCCTGGGTCAGGGAGTCATTATCTGTCTGTACTCCCAGGAGTGGTATGCCCAGCGCTACTGCCCGCTGAAGGAG ccTTCCTTTCTGGAGTTAATGAAGCCCCGCTCCTGGAGCTGCCAGAAACTGATGTCAGActctgacaggctgtga